The segment TAGCGATCAGGTGGAATGCCCCGGCGAAGGCGCTGTACCAGAGGCTAATCGCGAAGGGCAAAGCCAGCAAGGCCGCGCTTGGAGCGGTGATGCGCAAGCTGGTTCATCAGTGCTTCGGGGTGCTGAAAACGCGGATGAAGTGGGATGAAAATTACGCAGCTACCGCTTGACGTTCAAGACGGTAGCTACGGAAAGTGTAAAACTTAACCTTCACTGACCCTGTAGCGCTCCAGCCAGTGGGCATACGGTGCCGGTAGCACCCACGACGGCTCACTTTTACCCAGCGCCAGCGCAGCATGATACGGCCAGTGCGGGTTTTTCAGGTGCGCACGACCAACCATCACCAGGTCCAGTTGACCTTGTTCAATGGTGGCGTTGGCGATGTGCGGCGTATCAATACCCCAGGCGGAGGCAACCGGAATGTCAGCCTCACGGCGCACACGCTCGGCGATCGGGGCCATAAACGGGCTGCCCCAGGGAATATTGGCATCCGGGGTAGAGAAGCCCATGCTGACGCTCAACAGGTCCATGCCGTTGCTGCGCCAGTATTTGGTCAGGGTGAGGGCTTCCTGCATTGTCTCTTCGTCGCGGCCATCAAACTCCAGCACACCAAAACGTGCGGTCAGCGGCAGGTTTTCTGGCCACACGTCACGAACCGCATCAAAGGTTTCACGCAGGAAACGACTGCGGCCAAAGGCATCGCCGCCATATTCGTCAGTGCGCTGATTGGCGTGGACTGAGAAGAAACTCTGCGCCAGATAGCCGTGGGCGAAGTGCAACTCCAGCCATTCGAAACCGGCGTCACGCGCACGTTTGGCGGCACTGACGAAATCATCGCGCACGCGTTTGATGTCATCCAGCGTCATGGCTTTTGGCACGCGCGGCAGGTTGTTACCAAAGGCGATGGCCGATGGGGAGAGGGTTTCCCAGCCGTTGGCGTCGCTTTCCGCGATATGATCGTCACCTTCCCACGGCTTATTGGCGCTGGCTTTACGTCCGGCATGACCAATCTGGATGCCGGGCACCGCGCC is part of the Pantoea phytobeneficialis genome and harbors:
- a CDS encoding NADH:flavin oxidoreductase/NADH oxidase, with the translated sequence MSGLFSPFTLKDVTLRNRIAIPPMCQYSAIDGLSNEWHYVHYSSQARGGAGLVIVEATAVSPEGRITPACLGIWNDTQAEKLARIAREIKAAGAVPGIQIGHAGRKASANKPWEGDDHIAESDANGWETLSPSAIAFGNNLPRVPKAMTLDDIKRVRDDFVSAAKRARDAGFEWLELHFAHGYLAQSFFSVHANQRTDEYGGDAFGRSRFLRETFDAVRDVWPENLPLTARFGVLEFDGRDEETMQEALTLTKYWRSNGMDLLSVSMGFSTPDANIPWGSPFMAPIAERVRREADIPVASAWGIDTPHIANATIEQGQLDLVMVGRAHLKNPHWPYHAALALGKSEPSWVLPAPYAHWLERYRVSEG
- a CDS encoding transposase, with the translated sequence VVPVEKTSGSSVRGRARMSKTGPADVRAKLYMAAIVAIRWNAPAKALYQRLIAKGKASKAALGAVMRKLVHQCFGVLKTRMKWDENYAATA